From a region of the Ardenticatena maritima genome:
- the nth gene encoding endonuclease III, whose translation MSDRHSPPETRIHAIIERLRDAHPDATCALHHANPWQLLVATILSAQTTDERVNSITPELFARYPTPEALAAADRAEIERIIKPLGFYRQKARYIHETAQKIVHDFGGEVPDSMDALLSLPGVARKTANVVLGVAFGKAEGVVVDTHVKRLAQRLGLTKAATPEKIERDLMRLVPREHWIDISHLLIFHGRRVCDARRPQCAACVLNDLCPSAEPAL comes from the coding sequence ATGAGCGACCGCCACAGCCCGCCCGAAACACGCATTCACGCCATCATCGAACGGCTGCGCGACGCCCACCCCGACGCCACGTGCGCCCTGCACCATGCAAACCCGTGGCAATTGCTGGTGGCGACCATTCTCTCGGCGCAAACCACCGATGAGCGCGTCAACAGCATCACACCCGAACTCTTCGCCCGCTATCCCACGCCTGAGGCGTTGGCGGCGGCTGACCGCGCCGAGATTGAACGCATCATCAAGCCGCTGGGCTTCTACCGCCAGAAAGCGCGCTACATTCATGAAACCGCGCAGAAAATCGTGCACGACTTTGGCGGTGAAGTGCCCGACAGCATGGACGCGCTGCTCTCGCTGCCGGGCGTGGCGCGCAAAACCGCCAATGTGGTGCTGGGCGTGGCGTTTGGCAAGGCGGAAGGGGTGGTGGTGGATACGCACGTCAAGCGGCTGGCGCAGCGCCTGGGGCTGACGAAAGCCGCGACGCCTGAGAAAATCGAACGTGATTTGATGCGGCTGGTACCGCGCGAGCATTGGATTGACATCTCGCACCTGCTCATCTTCCACGGTCGCCGCGTCTGCGACGCCCGCCGTCCCCAATGCGCCGCCTGTGTGCTCAACGACCTGTGCCCGTCGGCGGAGCCGGCGTTGTGA
- a CDS encoding sucrase/ferredoxin-like domain-containing protein, with protein sequence MSSLTTQPIPEHLGSVKRYDRHFIVCTGVRHWAPKVEQGGGFLQALADATKPLEPHLGQKIRVTASDEPSEGDGYDVLVFPDGVRYLGLREEDIPTLIEDHLLGGRPSPRLAHRPVEVGYVLVCVHAERDERCGRAGPPLVDRFWEVLDREGLSDRYRVVASSHLGGHKFAGNIIVYPSGDWYGLVTPADVERIVREHLREGRIVAALWRGRIGMEQDEQRAFWFECCGGGA encoded by the coding sequence ATGTCATCGTTGACGACGCAACCGATACCAGAACACCTTGGCTCTGTCAAGCGGTACGACCGCCATTTCATCGTCTGCACGGGGGTGCGCCACTGGGCGCCCAAAGTGGAGCAGGGCGGGGGGTTTTTGCAAGCCCTTGCCGATGCCACCAAGCCGCTTGAACCGCACCTGGGGCAAAAAATCCGCGTGACCGCCTCGGATGAGCCGAGCGAAGGCGACGGCTACGACGTGCTCGTCTTCCCCGACGGCGTGCGCTATCTGGGCTTGCGTGAGGAGGACATCCCCACGCTCATCGAAGACCATCTCCTGGGCGGGCGTCCATCGCCGCGGCTGGCGCACCGCCCGGTGGAAGTGGGGTATGTGCTGGTTTGTGTGCACGCCGAACGGGACGAACGGTGCGGGCGCGCCGGACCGCCGCTTGTGGACCGTTTTTGGGAGGTGCTGGACCGCGAGGGGCTGAGCGACCGCTACCGCGTGGTGGCGTCCAGCCACTTGGGTGGACATAAATTCGCGGGCAACATCATCGTCTATCCGTCGGGCGATTGGTACGGGCTGGTGACGCCGGCGGACGTGGAGCGCATTGTGCGCGAACATCTGCGCGAGGGGCGTATCGTGGCGGCGCTGTGGCGTGGGCGTATCGGCATGGAACAGGACGAACAACGCGCGTTCTGGTTCGAGTGTTGCGGAGGGGGCGCATGA